gtttgttttttgaataaataaatatttaaaaaaatccagtgctaagccaggcggtggtggcgcatgcctttaatcccagcacttgggaggcagaggtagaggcaggtggatttctgagctccaggccagcctggtgtacagagtagtgagttccaggacagcaaggactacacagaaaaaccctgtcttgaataacaaacaaacaaacaaacaaaaaatccagtgCTAAGGATGGAGGAGGGAACTATAGCGGAAGGATGAGCTAagtgtacaagtgttttgccaACATGTATTTAAATGGGCCGCTCGTGTACCTTAAGGTgtgcccacaaaggtcagaagaggcttTCAGAAGTCCTgggattagagttacagatgtctgtaagccatgtggtgctgagaatagaacccaggtcctctgcaacaatagcaagagctcttaactgctgaaccatctttctagcccagttgtttgattctttttctttcagtgttcTTCATTAAGGGCCTAAAGAAAACCTTCCTGAGAAGGgccatgcctgcctccctgcATTTCACACATAAGCCCTCAGGTGGCACCATGGAAAGTAGGCTCTGCACAGCGAAAGCTCGGACATTCCCCAAggaccccaccttctcccaccaGCAGCTATAGTTTTCCTCTAGCAAAGACAGAGCTGCTGTTTTAGCAATACAGTTCTGTTTGAAAGAAGCTAGAAGGACACTTTGTTCAGGGAACATTTCCTAAACAAGCTGTGCTCTCTAGAATTGCTGAGATACCAGCCGCCCGCTGTGTCTGCAGTGGTTCCCATCAGCCCTGGGTGCAGGTGACCTGTAGGAACTGGGTCTTACCTGTGGCTTTTGGAGAGCTCTGCAATCACATTAGCATGCTTAACCTCTAATGTTGGTAGAGAGACATGTATCAATGGATGggaatgtatatgagtgttttgcttacatgcatGTTTGTCTCCTGGAAGGGTGCAGGGGTGCTAACATCCTCTGGTGCCTTTTACTCTCTGTAGAAAAGGCATTTCGTGGATCACCGGAGAGTGCTGGTCCGTGGAGGAAATGGGGGCTCTGGTATGAGCTGCTTCCACAGTGAGCCCCGCAAGGAGTTTGGAGGCCCTGATGGTGGGGATGGAGGAAATGGTGGACACATCATCCTGAGAGGCATGTCCCCTGGGAGCAGCTGGGGAGGGGCAGTCTACATCCAGCGGTGGAGGTCCTGCTGTCTTATCTTGTCATGCATTTGCGTTTAGACTTGGTGTGTACACAGCATTTTTAtgaattgtgtgtgtgctcagcacCAGTGTACCAAGGCAAGAGACTTTAGATgtcatatttgttttttaatctcaGAAGCACAGGTTGTTTCCCATCAGGAACCTCATGACAGCCCATGTCACAGGGTTAGCAAGTGTAGCAGAGGCCTCGGCTGCACTGAACACATGCTTGGCATGAAGGTTCAGCGAGCTGGGTGCAGGCATCTTCACAGCATAATGAAGTTAGCtggttattttatgtgtgtgggtgctgggcctGATGTTTGTCGATGCATGTACCACAGGTGTGCCCTGCAGAGGCcatcacatcccctggaactagaattgcaGACAGCTGGGAGCCACCATTAGATGCTGGACATCAGCCTGCCTCCTCTACATGAGCAGCCATGCTCCTAACCAGTAGCCCATCTCTTTAGTCCCTagatgatttttttgtgtttttaattaatgATAGTCATATTCACCTCATATGCTAATGCCTTCCTGTTGCAAGTCTGAATAAATttcaggccaggcagggctacaatTCTACATAGTGAAAGcctgtcagaaagaaagaaaggaaggaaggaaggaaggaaggaaggaaggaaggaaggaaggagagaaaaggaagaaagccagcCCACCCACCTGCCCACGGCAAtagtggtggtgatagtggtatgtgcctttaatctcgGCTCTCAGGAAAggcaggcagaagcaagtggatctctgtgagttcgaggacagccagggctaaacagagaaactctgtctcagggaagaaaaaaaaaggtcatatTCTATTTCAGTTAGGATAATGAAGAGTGTGGGCGGCCAGCCGTACACCCAagccaggggagggggaaggtggcAGATATAAGGCCACTGTTCTCTGCTCAGCAGCTGAAGTCTGCTGAGTCTTAACACAAAGGAACATGAGATTTTGCTCTCGCTCTAGTTGACCAGCAAGTCAAGTCCTTGTCCTCAGTCTTGTCCCAGTATCagggtttcagtggagaagatgGTGGCAGTAAAAACTGCTCTGGACGAGGTGGTGCCACCCTCTATATCCAGGTAAGCTGAGCAGCTGGGGTAGGCGCAGTCCCCTTGGGTCCTAGTCACTGAGTCCATGGGTGACTAAAGCACCCAGCTGGGAACAGAAGCTGCCAGTGGTGTGTTTTAGGAGTCACATCCCCACACAAACGCCTTTGCACTGGTGTGGTACCGTGTTGCTTCTGACTCAAGAAAGTCTAAAGGAATCACCCTGAAGAGGGAGCCAAGAACATCCCTTCCCATGTCTAGACAGGGGCAGCATGCCCACCCAGGGTTCCACACTCCCGTGCAGGTTCCCTGCTGCTCTGTTGGTTCAGGTCCTGTAGAAACACTTCAGAAAAGCCCCATTATGGAAATGGGTCTCTGGTGTTATAACAGGGCCTCACTGTGGgacctaggctgtccttgaacttgtaatccccctgcctcagcagcTTGAGTGCTGGAAGGCAAGTCTTAAGCATGGCACAGTATGGAGCATCTGACCAGCCCTATAAAATCTCTTCAGGGTAGAGATTTGTTTGTTCTGGTAGCTAAAGAGAACagttcccagccccaccccacccctccgtCCCCCCGGCTGGTTATAGGACAGAacttgatgatggtgatgatggtggtggtggtgatggtgatgatggtgatgatggtgataatggtggtgatggtgatgatggtgatgatggtggtgatggtgcttTTCAGGTCCCTGTGGGTACCTTGGTGAAAGAAGGAGACGAGATCGTGGCTGACCTATCTAATCTGGGAGATGAGTATGTGGCTGCTTTTGGGGGTGCAGGAGGAAAAGGCAATCGTTTCTTCCTGACCAATGACAACCGTGCCCCTGTAACTTGCACCCCTGGACAACCGGGTCAGGAGCGCATCCTCTACTTGGAACTCAAGACAATGGCTCATGCAGGAATGGTACGCCTCTGACTGTGCCACACCCTGAGGTAGTGGGTCCCTGAGGGTACGCACACTGCTACCCAGGAGAGAATGCTGGCTTTCATTCATTCCCCCTGCCCAGTGCTCTGTCTGTGCCAGCTGCTGGTGGCATTGACAGTGTTCTCCATGAGCTCACAGGAcgtttttactttgtttctagGTTGGCTTCCCGAATGCTGGGAAATCCTCTCTCCTTCGAGCCATTTCAAATGCAAAACCTGCAGTGGCTTCCTACCCGTTCACCACCTTGAACCCTCACGTGGGGATCGTTCACTATGAAGGCCACCAACAGGTAgcaggtagagcctctcaaacCCTGCCAGAAGAGGTTTAAAGGGCCCAGTGATTCCAGAGAGCAATTATGTAACCCCTGAGTTTAGCTTCCACTTAAAAAATGAGACATTGTTTTCCCTGATTGAAACAATTTTAATGAGTCTGTTCTCTGTCAAAGTCaacccctcccctcccagccAAGAAATCTGATCCCTTCTGTTGGGAATTGTACTCTGGAGTTGGGAGCCTGAGGAGAGGACTGCCTCttgccttcctctttctctcctgtggAACTGGGCGGTATCAGTCATGCAGACAGCATGTGGTTTAAAAAGCCTTTCCTGTACCATTTTAAgaggaaaactttttttccagAAGATAATGTACCCATTAAAAATAGCAAGCCTGCTGGTAAGGTTATTTGTACAGCACTTTATATCTGCAAAGTGCACGATAGTGATTTGTATCCATAATCAAATTATCCATAGAATGCAGGGAGCCATCTCCCTTTTTTGAACTGTGTTTGAAGCCTGGGAGACAGGAATGTGTTAAGTCTTCCTCATTAGATTAATCCACCATGCCTGTCACCCAAATATTTCAGAACATTTTGCAGACCTGAGAGCTGAGGTGCCTCAGTGTCACTTGGCCTGCTGAGTCACCTGGGGGCGGATGAGTGTCTTTGATTCCCAGTGTTCCTTGAAAGTTGTAGACCATGAGATCTGGGCCAGAACAGGTCTCCCTAAGGGGAGTCTCCTGACCCCAAGGTTGATACCGGcactgggaggaggcagagaacagGACCCTGACCTGACATAACTCTTACCTCTTACAGTGGCAGACATCCCAGGCATCATCCGAGGTGCACACCAGAACAAGGGCCTAGGCTTCAGCTTCCTCAGGCATATCGAGCGTTGCCGCTTCTTCCTGTTTGTGATAGATCTTTCCTTGCCTGAGCCATGGACTCAGGTTGACGATTTAAAATATGAACTAGAGAAGTATGAAGAAGGCCTGTCGGAGAGGTCCCACGTGATCATTGCAAATAAGATCGATCTCCCGCAGGCCAgagcccacctgcctctgctccaggCCCACCTCAGACAGGAGGTCATAGCCCTGTCGGCACTGACTGGGGAGAACCTGGAGCAGCTGCTTCTACACCTAAAGGAGCTGCATGATGCCCACATAGAGGCCGAGCTGGAGCAGGGCCGCCAGCCTCTCAGGTGGTAGTGGGCACAGGGCTGTGGGCCCCAGGGCCAGTGTGGAACGGAAAGCAAAAGCAACCTTTTTGTAAACTGCAGGCCACTTTGAACTCCTCAGCCTAAGTACTTGCAAACATGTGAATGTGTCAGTGTCTTTGTTTTCACACCAATTTGGGGCACCTTCCTAAAGTGCCCCCTGCCCTCTGGCCCAGAGTGATGGAATATTCTGTACCACCTGGTACCTGAATTGCTCCCTGTGCTTGGTGTGCCCATCACCCTTGCTGACTGGCTTGCTGGAGTTGACTCATTTGTGCTAATTAACACCTCATTAGTAGGAGGACAGTGCTGCTGGCTGAAGGTAGCAAGCACTGCTGCCAGGCGGCCTGGGCAAACACAGCGGAGCAGCAGAGCCATGGCTGGGCTTCTCATGCATGGCAGGACTTGTGGCCCTCGGTTTCCTTGTGTGATTGGGTCTGCCCACAGTCCTGCAGAGCAGCAG
The nucleotide sequence above comes from Mastomys coucha isolate ucsf_1 unplaced genomic scaffold, UCSF_Mcou_1 pScaffold15, whole genome shotgun sequence. Encoded proteins:
- the Mtg2 gene encoding mitochondrial ribosome-associated GTPase 2 — translated: MVPTRLVLTRICTVFEGVSKWAPSTWTVLRPSQLLPLQASCRLLSVGIVDHAKHREPSGKKLLSEKKLKRHFVDHRRVLVRGGNGGSGMSCFHSEPRKEFGGPDGGDGGNGGHIILRVDQQVKSLSSVLSQYQGFSGEDGGSKNCSGRGGATLYIQVPVGTLVKEGDEIVADLSNLGDEYVAAFGGAGGKGNRFFLTNDNRAPVTCTPGQPGQERILYLELKTMAHAGMVGFPNAGKSSLLRAISNAKPAVASYPFTTLNPHVGIVHYEGHQQVAVADIPGIIRGAHQNKGLGFSFLRHIERCRFFLFVIDLSLPEPWTQVDDLKYELEKYEEGLSERSHVIIANKIDLPQARAHLPLLQAHLRQEVIALSALTGENLEQLLLHLKELHDAHIEAELEQGRQPLRW